From the genome of Candidatus Defluviilinea proxima:
CCTGGATCATTGTTGGGTTGGTTGTGTTATACCTCGTTAGTTTTCCTGTTTTAAAAGCTCCTATTCTAGTTACCATACCGGTCGTTGTATATGCCTGGTTCTATTATCGTAAGGGTGGATTCATCGCAAGTATGTTTGCTATCGGCGTTAATATCATCTTGATTAATGTATATCTGGACAAAGTGACCTGGGGTGATTTGTCAAATGTTAGCAACGGCCTCTTGTTTGGCTATCTTTTTGTCCTACTTGTTTCTATTGGAGCTGGTTACCTTCGCGAGATTATTGAAGGCTATTATCACGCAACTAAACAGCTCTATAAGCGAGAAAGACATCTTGTTTTGACGAACATGGCCACCAAGGATATCCTGGCAGGTGACAACCTGCGAGATATTTATTATCGGTTGCTTACACACTTAACCAATCTCTTCACCGCAGATTATGCCTATCTCACCCGCTACGATGATGCATCACATAAAATATACATTGTAGATACCACCCGACCCTCCCAACAGCCGATTCAGAACACTCTCTTGGAACCGGGAGAAGCGGATGTTGTCATGTCGGTGTTTGATGGTGGGCATGTATTATTCATTGATGATGTGCCGCAATTTGCATCTATAAACGAGATCCCTAAATTCAAAACGTTTCACGAGACCACCCGTTCTGCAGTGTTGGTACCGTTGATCACGCAGGATTATAGATTCGGCGTAGCCATCCTTGGATTTGATGTGCCACATGTCTTTGATAGCGAAGAGATCAATTACATCGAGTTGACGAGTCGCCAGATCACCCTTGCGTTGAGAAGTATCCATCAGGAACGCATGATCAACAAACAGTTGAAAGAGGCAAAGACGCTTGCCAGCATCGAACACGCACTCAGCAAGGTGGAACGGACCGGCGTGAATGCTGTGCTTCAATTGATCGTGGATGCCGCAAAGGATATGATTCCCAACACCCAGCGTGTTGTATTGCATCTGCTGGATGAAGATCGCAAATACCTTGTGCCGCGTGCGGTGACAGGCGATAGTAACCGGTTGACATCCAGATTGCGCATGCTTTCAGGGGAGGGGATTGCAGGGCAGGTGATCGTCACTGGTGAAGTGACAACCATTGCTGATATCAGAGCCGATCAGCGCTTTATAAGCCAAACCTCGCAACCAGCTTTTCGGTCCCTTATTGTGGTCCCTATTCAGAGTAATGAAAGGCGTATTGGAACCATCAGCGCCCAAAGTGAGGAAATAGGGATTTTCGGCCCCGATGAAACCAACCTGCTCAGTGCGTTGGGAGCACAGGTAGCCATCGCTATCGAGAATGCCAACTTACTCGAAACAACCCAGCAGAACTATAAAAAGATCAATACGCTGTATCATCTCACCCAGAATCTGGCCACGTCCTTGGATGTGGACCAGTTGATGAAAGACACCGTCGAATTTTTACAAAGTGTCTTTGGGTATTATCACATTCAGATCTACATCATTGATAACGAAAAAGGACGCCTTGTAGCACGACACGGCGCTGGAGTGATCGGTAACCGATTGGGCGAAGAGGGATATTCCCTTCCGGTAGGTGCGGGTACGATTGGCCATGTGGCTGAAACCGGCAAACCTTTCTTTACCAATACTGTGGAAGATGTGGTTTTCTTTGTACGGAACCCGTA
Proteins encoded in this window:
- a CDS encoding GAF domain-containing protein produces the protein MNNKYQFPQRSFFDYVGERKAAKYHPWIIVGLVVLYLVSFPVLKAPILVTIPVVVYAWFYYRKGGFIASMFAIGVNIILINVYLDKVTWGDLSNVSNGLLFGYLFVLLVSIGAGYLREIIEGYYHATKQLYKRERHLVLTNMATKDILAGDNLRDIYYRLLTHLTNLFTADYAYLTRYDDASHKIYIVDTTRPSQQPIQNTLLEPGEADVVMSVFDGGHVLFIDDVPQFASINEIPKFKTFHETTRSAVLVPLITQDYRFGVAILGFDVPHVFDSEEINYIELTSRQITLALRSIHQERMINKQLKEAKTLASIEHALSKVERTGVNAVLQLIVDAAKDMIPNTQRVVLHLLDEDRKYLVPRAVTGDSNRLTSRLRMLSGEGIAGQVIVTGEVTTIADIRADQRFISQTSQPAFRSLIVVPIQSNERRIGTISAQSEEIGIFGPDETNLLSALGAQVAIAIENANLLETTQQNYKKINTLYHLTQNLATSLDVDQLMKDTVEFLQSVFGYYHIQIYIIDNEKGRLVARHGAGVIGNRLGEEGYSLPVGAGTIGHVAETGKPFFTNTVEDVVFFVRNPYLPDTHSEMVLPITINDKMWGVLNIQEVPSNPIYKKDMKLMEAVTQHLAIAIQTATLYTELQNSLRQEKNIRAQLIQSERLAVVGRLLASVSHELNNPLQAIQNALFLLKDEEKLSEQGYQDMEVILSETERMASMIGRLRDTYRTTQAGEFRDVNINTIVEDVVALISTYMRHRKIAFEFFPESELQPISGISEQIRQVMLNLFMNAIESMHKGGKIIVQTHNVEEHDQVMLSVTDTGTGISPEVFNEIFDPFVTNKKTGTGLGLTITRDIVLHHHGDIRAENNPQGGATFRVWFPVKERVKE